Part of the Deltaproteobacteria bacterium genome is shown below.
GAGGATGAAATCCAGGAACTTTCTTCTCAGGTCGAGAAATTTTCTCTGGAAGAAATCCACAGCCTTTTCCGCTCCTTGCTGGCAGCCCATGACGAGGTTGCCCGGTCTGCCTTTCCCAGGTTGGTTCTGGAGATGACTTTGACCCGGGTTGCGAGGAGAAAACCCATTTTTTCTGTGGAAGAAGCCCTGGAGAGACTCCGGGTCATGGAAGAACGGCTGCGTTCTGGACAAGGTTCCTCTCTCCCCCTTCCACCCCAGCAACCGATGCCTCCAGTGAGCCCCCCCTCAATTCCCGCGGAATCCATAACTCCAACCTTCGGGCACCCCCCCACAGAAGAGGAAGAACAAGCACCTCTAACCCTAAAGGGAAACGAGGGAGTGATCGCCCCGCCAGCCATTAAGAATTCCGCAGAGACGCCGGGAGTGTTGGCCGGGGAAATCAATGACCAGTGGAAAGAGTTCGTCCAATTTGCCAAAAGGAAAAAACCACCCCTGGCTTCCCTTTTGGAACATGGATATCCCTTAATCATCAATGCCGAGCTTCTGGAGATCGGTTATCCGCAAAAATCTTTCTATCTGGAACGAATGCAAGAAGCGGACAACCGTTCTGTTTTGAGCACCTTGTGCGCGGAGTTTTTCCAAAGGAAGATGAAGGTTCGCGTTGCGGGCATGAATCCCCAGCCCCTCTCCCCCAACCTTTCCGGTAATGGACCAGAAGAAAATCATGGGAGAAAAAATTCCAAAAAAAATCAACAGGAAGAAGCTCTAAACCACCCCCTGGTTAAGGAAGCGATCAATATCTTCGGGGGGCGGGTGGTGGAAATCAAACTTTTGTAAGGAGACCACAATGACCAAAGGATTTGGGAATCTGGTGCGGCAGGCCCAGCAGCTCCAGGCCAAGATGCTCAAGGTGCAAGAGGAGATGGCCACGCGTACGGCTGAGGCCTCAGCTGGTGGAGGGATGGTGACTGCCGTGGCCAACGGTAAGCAGGAGTTGCTATCCATAAAGGTAGAAAAAGAGGTAATCAACCCCGAGGATGTAGAAATGCTCCAGGACTTGATCGTGGCGGCGGTCAACGCGGCCCTGAAAAAAGCTCAGGAAATGGTTGCCGAAGAGATGAAGAAGCTCACCGGCGGGATAAATATCCCGGGCCTAATGTGAGTGAAAAATGACCATCCAACATGCCCAGCCCATTTTAAGGTTGATTCAGGAACTGAGCAAATTTCCCGGGGTGGGGGAGAAGACGGCTTTTAGATTGGCCATGCACATTTTGCGGGCTCCCCAGGAAGACGCCGAGGGTTTGGCTCAGGCCATTCTGCAGGTCAAAGAGAAGATCCGGCTTTGTTCGCAGTGCTTTAACCTTACGGACCAAGACCCCTGCCGTACCTGCCAGGATCCAAGGAGAAAT
Proteins encoded:
- a CDS encoding YbaB/EbfC family nucleoid-associated protein, with the translated sequence MTKGFGNLVRQAQQLQAKMLKVQEEMATRTAEASAGGGMVTAVANGKQELLSIKVEKEVINPEDVEMLQDLIVAAVNAALKKAQEMVAEEMKKLTGGINIPGLM